Genomic segment of Pseudodesulfovibrio sp. JC047:
AGCTCCTGATTTTCATGCTTCAAGGTCTCGGTCTCTTCCATGGTGTCGGTAATCCGCCCGGCGGCCTCTTCCAGTCCCACACGGATATCCAACATATCGGGTGCCTCGCGGGTACCCGCGTCAAGGACGGAACGAATCCCCTCGCCAACGGACTTGGCTATTTCAAGGCCAATGGCCGCAGCCATTTTCATGGCCGGTTCCGGGGCAGTGGTTACCAGCATGGCCGGTGTTTCAGCCCCTTGGTTCGGGACAGGCATGGCATCGGCCTGAAGGGGGTAAGTCTGCGAAAGCTGCTCCATGACGTCTCGGGCCGTGTGACCTTCCTTGAGCATTCGGGAAATCGTGGCGAAAATCTCGACGGCTTCGGGCTTGAACCGCTTCTGTCGTCCCCGCCCCACTGACGGCAAATGTTGGGCGAATCGATTCTTCCAATAATGTACAGTGGATTCGGGCAACTCCAATTCACGAGCGATTTCTGCCACGGAAAGCACCTTCCTGCCTGTCATGTCACACTCCCTTGCAGTCCTTGTTGTTCTTCATTGGAGTACCTGAATTCACAGAACTCGACAAGAAAAATGCAAGCCCATCCACTTCATATTAAAACGCTTTTATGCAAACGCACCAGACTGGCGTTGGTTGTTACTGATATGCTTGATTTTTTCTAGACTATTCATAGACTGTCTATTCTCACGGAATTGGCCGTGCGCAAAGACCAAAACGGAAGGATTTGCACTCACCACAATATCACTTTATGGTCTTGCGGTCGTTCCACGTTGACAAGACCAAAGGACTGTATCGACCATGAATTTCCGCATCTCGTCACGCACCGCGTCTCTGGCTCTCAGACTCCTCCTCGGAGGGCTGTTCGTCTACGCCGGAATACTCAAGATTTCACACCCATACGACTTTGCCATGACTATCAATCAATACGGTTTGGTAACATGGCGCATGGCCACGGCCCTGTCCTCCATCATTCCAAGCATTGAAATCATCAGTGGTCTCGGGTTGATACTCAACATCCGGGGCGCATTGGCTCTTGTTGTGGCACAGTTGTTGGGGTTCATGGTCATCCTGCTCTATGCCCTGTCCATCGGACTGGACGCGGATTGCGGCTGTTTCGGTACCCCGAGTCATCCGGACGCTGAGCCGACAGGACCGATCGAGGCCCTTATCCGGGACGCCCTCATGGTTTTAGGCTGTGTCATCCTGTATTGGCACCGCAGAACCGGCACCCACGTTCCCAAGCCACTTTCCAAATTGCTCTCCCGTCAGGTCTGACCCACTCCATACACTCGTCCGAAACGAGCAACCATATACATAAAACGACCAGGCCCGAGCGAATATTCATTCGCTCGGGCCTGATCGTTTTCACGCACACAGCGTGAACAGTCATCGGTCGGTCACAGAGACTATATTTCGAGCAATGCGGCCTTGATGTTCTTCTTGCCAAACTGTCTGGCCTGGCCTTCATCCCACATGAAGATGTCGATACGCTGAGTGAAGCGTTTATTCATGAGGTCGTTTATTTCAAAGATGCCATATCCTTCGATACGGACCTTTCGACCAAAAACCCAACCCTGATCAAACAGATCGCGGGAAACCGCAATGGTCCCGGAACGAACTTTACGCATGGAGGCCGCAATAAGCGGGTCAGCATCACATTGTTCGGTGGTCGGATTATAGGCCGTCACGGTCACTGTTCGGACCGGCGACATATTCATGGCCTTTTGCAACAGTCGAGCTTCTTCGACAAGCTGTTTGCGCGCAGTGGCGGTCTTTTGGGCCAGATCAAGCCGATGGCTGAGATCGTCGATGCGTTGTTGTTTGACGACGACAACCACAGCCAGGACAGTAATGGCCGCACACAGGGTCGCTG
This window contains:
- a CDS encoding MauE/DoxX family redox-associated membrane protein, whose translation is MNFRISSRTASLALRLLLGGLFVYAGILKISHPYDFAMTINQYGLVTWRMATALSSIIPSIEIISGLGLILNIRGALALVVAQLLGFMVILLYALSIGLDADCGCFGTPSHPDAEPTGPIEALIRDALMVLGCVILYWHRRTGTHVPKPLSKLLSRQV
- a CDS encoding 3D domain-containing protein yields the protein MKILFNYIMTATLCAAITVLAVVVVVKQQRIDDLSHRLDLAQKTATARKQLVEEARLLQKAMNMSPVRTVTVTAYNPTTEQCDADPLIAASMRKVRSGTIAVSRDLFDQGWVFGRKVRIEGYGIFEINDLMNKRFTQRIDIFMWDEGQARQFGKKNIKAALLEI
- a CDS encoding MerR family transcriptional regulator; translated protein: MTGRKVLSVAEIARELELPESTVHYWKNRFAQHLPSVGRGRQKRFKPEAVEIFATISRMLKEGHTARDVMEQLSQTYPLQADAMPVPNQGAETPAMLVTTAPEPAMKMAAAIGLEIAKSVGEGIRSVLDAGTREAPDMLDIRVGLEEAAGRITDTMEETETLKHENQELRQKLAVMEAEMVRLRKDRREMEKYLLDKIQSVST